Proteins co-encoded in one Lynx canadensis isolate LIC74 chromosome C1, mLynCan4.pri.v2, whole genome shotgun sequence genomic window:
- the GBX2 gene encoding homeobox protein GBX-2 isoform X2 produces the protein MSAAFPPSLMMMQRPLGSSTAFSIDSLIGSPPQPSPGHFVYTGYPMFMPYRPVVLPPPPPPPPALPQAALPPAHPHHQIPSLPTGFCSGLAQGMALTSTLMATLPGGFSASPQHQEAAAARKFAPQPLPGGGSFDKAEALQADTEDGKAFLAKEGSLLAFSAAEAVQASLGESAARAAGARGREGGRGRARSGRGCQRARERRVKGGRRPEGQGGEFLAGERSGLQLG, from the exons ATGAGCGCAGCGTTCCCGCCGTCGCTGATGATGATGCAGCGCCCGCTGGGGAGTAGCACCGCCTTCAGCATAGACTCGCTGATCGGCAGCCCGCCGCAGCCCAGCCCCGGCCACTTCGTCTACACCGGCTACCCCATGTTTATGCCCTACCGGCCGGTggtgctgccgccgccgccgccgccgccgcccgcgctgCCCCAGGCCGCGCTGCCGCCCGCGCACCCTCACCACCAGATCCCCAGCCTGCCCACCGGCTTCTGCTCCGGCTTGGCGCAGGGCATGGCGCTCACCTCCACGCTCATGGCTACGCTGCCCGGAGGCTTCTCCGCGTCTCCCCAGCACCAGGAGGCGGCGGCCGCCCGCAAGTTCGCGCCGCAGCCGCTGCCGGGTGGCGGCAGCTTCGACAAGGCTGAGGCGCTGCAAGCCGACACCGAGGACGGCAAAGCCTTCCTGGCCAAGGAGGGCTCGTTGCTCGCCTTCTCCGCGGCCGAGGCGGTGCAGGCGTCGCTCGGTGAGTCGGCGGCGCGCGCGgccggggcgcgggggcgggagggggggcgggggcgagcCCGCTCCGG TCGGGGCTGTCAGAGGGCAAGGGAAAGACGAGTCAAAGGTGGAAGACGACCCGAAGGGCAAGGAGGAGAGTTTCTCGCTGGAGAGCGATCTGGACTACAGCTCGGATGA
- the GBX2 gene encoding homeobox protein GBX-2 isoform X1, with product MSAAFPPSLMMMQRPLGSSTAFSIDSLIGSPPQPSPGHFVYTGYPMFMPYRPVVLPPPPPPPPALPQAALPPAHPHHQIPSLPTGFCSGLAQGMALTSTLMATLPGGFSASPQHQEAAAARKFAPQPLPGGGSFDKAEALQADTEDGKAFLAKEGSLLAFSAAEAVQASLVGAVRGQGKDESKVEDDPKGKEESFSLESDLDYSSDDNLTGQAAHKEEDPGHGLEEAPPSGGAAGSTTSTGKNRRRRTAFTSEQLLELEKEFHCKKYLSLTERSQIAHALKLSEVQVKIWFQNRRAKWKRVKAGNANSKTGEPSRNPKIVVPIPVHVSRFAIRSQHQQLEQARP from the exons ATGAGCGCAGCGTTCCCGCCGTCGCTGATGATGATGCAGCGCCCGCTGGGGAGTAGCACCGCCTTCAGCATAGACTCGCTGATCGGCAGCCCGCCGCAGCCCAGCCCCGGCCACTTCGTCTACACCGGCTACCCCATGTTTATGCCCTACCGGCCGGTggtgctgccgccgccgccgccgccgccgcccgcgctgCCCCAGGCCGCGCTGCCGCCCGCGCACCCTCACCACCAGATCCCCAGCCTGCCCACCGGCTTCTGCTCCGGCTTGGCGCAGGGCATGGCGCTCACCTCCACGCTCATGGCTACGCTGCCCGGAGGCTTCTCCGCGTCTCCCCAGCACCAGGAGGCGGCGGCCGCCCGCAAGTTCGCGCCGCAGCCGCTGCCGGGTGGCGGCAGCTTCGACAAGGCTGAGGCGCTGCAAGCCGACACCGAGGACGGCAAAGCCTTCCTGGCCAAGGAGGGCTCGTTGCTCGCCTTCTCCGCGGCCGAGGCGGTGCAGGCGTCGCTCG TCGGGGCTGTCAGAGGGCAAGGGAAAGACGAGTCAAAGGTGGAAGACGACCCGAAGGGCAAGGAGGAGAGTTTCTCGCTGGAGAGCGATCTGGACTACAGCTCGGATGACAATCTGACCGGCCAGGCGGCTCACAAGGAGGAAGACCCCGGCCACGGGCTGGAGGAGGCCCCGCCGAGCGGCGGCGCCGCGGGCAGCACCACGTCCACGGGCAAGAACCGGCGGCGGCGGACTGCCTTCACCAGTGAGCAGCTGCTGGAGTTGGAGAAGGAGTTCCACTGCAAAAAGTACCTGTCGCTGACCGAGCGCTCGCAGATCGCCCACGCCCTCAAACTCAGCGAGGTGCAAGTGAAAATCTGGTTCCAGAACCGCCGGGCCAAGTGGAAACGGGTGAAGGCTGGCAACGCCAATTCCAAGACAGGGGAGCCCTCCAGGAACCCCAAGATCGTCGTCCCCATCCCCGTCCACGTCAGCAGGTTCGCGATCAGAAGTCAGCATCAGCAGCTGGAGCAGGCCCGACCCTGA